The following are encoded together in the Flavobacterium sp. TR2 genome:
- a CDS encoding DUF5689 domain-containing protein, with product MKKLVLFFALSLIGCSKEVDVPELACTQPNLTVNKSVEKIYELSGTTAKQYLYDDVIEAYVVSSDEGGNFFKTISLQTIETEKAPAIGFSVPIDATNTYIDYRVGNKVFIKLKNQFTDLYYGGLRIGSLYVSNAGDATVGRISQNEYKNVLNASCTNIDESQLVKSLSVEEALSDSKLNTLIELNDVEFTEAALGRHYFEESNNVGGSTNWYLRDKTGNQIIFRTSSYAKFADHNVSEGSGKIKGILTKFGTDYQFMVRYESDIAMNGKRNIPFFAEDFQSVKNNVNFALPGWSNIVEKATKLWKSMVYSGNGYAEFNTTSTTAAENVAWLVSPKINLTGYKNAVLSFRSAQHDLKTDSSLNTLEVYVSTNFDGANVTKAKWTKLEAKIPTLSTPSRTFISSGGIDLSAYSENIHIAFKYIGSGKDKTLNGAFMVDDIKIFGEK from the coding sequence ATGAAAAAATTAGTTTTATTTTTTGCATTATCCTTAATCGGTTGCAGTAAAGAAGTTGATGTCCCAGAATTAGCTTGCACTCAACCAAATCTTACTGTAAACAAAAGTGTAGAAAAAATATATGAGCTTTCGGGTACAACAGCGAAGCAGTATTTATATGATGACGTTATAGAGGCTTATGTAGTTTCTAGTGATGAGGGAGGTAATTTTTTCAAAACCATTTCATTGCAGACCATAGAAACTGAAAAAGCACCGGCAATTGGTTTTAGTGTTCCTATTGATGCCACTAATACTTACATCGATTATCGAGTGGGGAACAAAGTGTTTATAAAACTTAAAAATCAATTTACAGATTTGTATTATGGCGGTTTAAGAATTGGCAGCTTGTATGTAAGCAATGCTGGTGACGCCACGGTTGGAAGAATCTCCCAAAACGAATATAAAAATGTTTTAAATGCTTCGTGCACCAATATAGACGAGAGCCAATTGGTGAAATCACTTTCTGTAGAAGAAGCTCTTTCAGATTCTAAACTAAATACTTTGATAGAATTAAACGATGTGGAATTTACAGAGGCTGCATTAGGGCGTCATTATTTTGAAGAATCTAATAATGTCGGCGGTTCGACAAATTGGTATTTGAGAGATAAAACAGGAAATCAGATCATTTTTAGAACCAGCAGTTATGCAAAATTTGCTGATCATAATGTGTCAGAAGGAAGCGGAAAGATTAAGGGGATACTAACAAAATTTGGCACTGACTATCAATTTATGGTTCGATATGAAAGCGATATTGCGATGAATGGAAAAAGAAATATTCCGTTTTTTGCAGAAGATTTTCAGTCGGTTAAAAATAATGTCAATTTTGCGCTTCCTGGCTGGAGCAATATTGTCGAAAAAGCCACAAAACTTTGGAAAAGCATGGTGTATTCTGGAAATGGCTATGCAGAATTTAATACAACGAGCACGACTGCAGCCGAGAATGTGGCTTGGCTTGTTTCGCCTAAAATAAATCTAACAGGATACAAAAATGCGGTGCTTTCTTTTAGGAGCGCACAACACGATTTAAAAACCGATTCTTCCCTAAATACACTAGAAGTTTATGTTTCAACTAATTTTGATGGCGCAAACGTAACCAAAGCAAAATGGACAAAACTGGAAGCAAAAATCCCAACACTCTCGACGCCTTCCCGTACGTTTATAAGTTCTGGCGGAATTGACCTTTCGGCTTATTCCGAGAACATACATATTGCTTTTAAGTACATCGGATCGGGAAAAGATAAAACATTAAACGGCGCTTTTATGGTCGATGATATTAAGATATTTGGAGAAAAATAA